The proteins below are encoded in one region of Aquisphaera giovannonii:
- a CDS encoding flagellar biosynthetic protein FliO, translated as MFATPRRTIAAATFSLAALLASAAGPTSRAEEAGPVVVPPPSGRLPVLGLSGPSAPTDPEAARPSGGGWWLGTSGIALALAACGAASVAARRYRPQGSSGMVNVVGKVSLSPRHSIVLVRAGARVLLVGTGPQGAPSLLGELEGEALPLAADGTPRAGGEA; from the coding sequence ATGTTCGCGACACCTCGACGCACGATCGCCGCTGCGACCTTCTCGCTCGCCGCCCTCCTCGCGTCCGCGGCCGGCCCGACGTCCCGGGCCGAGGAAGCCGGCCCGGTCGTCGTGCCGCCCCCCTCGGGGCGCCTGCCGGTCCTCGGCCTTTCGGGCCCGTCGGCCCCGACGGATCCCGAGGCCGCGCGGCCGTCCGGCGGCGGCTGGTGGCTGGGGACCTCCGGGATCGCGCTGGCCCTCGCCGCCTGCGGCGCCGCCTCCGTCGCCGCCCGCCGATACCGCCCGCAGGGCTCCTCCGGGATGGTGAACGTCGTCGGCAAGGTGAGCCTCTCGCCCCGGCATTCGATCGTCCTCGTCCGCGCCGGGGCCCGCGTCCTCCTCGTCGGCACGGGCCCGCAGGGCGCGCCCTCGCTCCTGGGCGAGCTCGAGGGCGAGGCCCTCCCCCTCGCCGCGGACGGCACGCCCCGGGCGGGAGGCGAGGCATGA
- a CDS encoding serine/threonine-protein kinase yields the protein MIRQDASPNDPARHGRTHLGPPTADGRSGDSGRGPDIRERIARAVDASEEELVEWLCNDQIRGWHAGHRIPAEAYLALHPALRGRGNAAFEVVYSEFMLRESMGESPCIEEYAWRFPELADRLRRQLALHRALARDEPGGEAPARTLGGGDAEDGPGLEGAPEIPGYRILGELGRGGAGVVYRARQLALNRLVALKVIQAGHHALPGAAGRFRAEAEAAARFQHPNIIQVYEVGEHEGLGYITLEYAAGGSLGAAIAGTPQDPAASAALVEQLARAIHYAHGCGIVHRDLKPANIVLAEGRVPKITDFGLAKLLEQEAAPTVSGTILGTPSYMAPEQLLGPSGDITPAADVYALGAILYEALTGRPPFKGATPLSTLDQVANQEPLVPSSLQRSTPRDLETICMKCLEKAPSRRYASADAMADDLRRFLDGRPILARPSPPWEKAAKWARRRPGLAVALLGLALAVAVVFAGILRYNALLRAGVRAAREAKDEADRKTRFALEQRNLAMQALDKLVFEVQERLGETPATRHLRQSLLDTAIAGLDDLATSTEATPPDMSRAAAHQKLGEIYRQVGRSAEAGRQFELAVRLAEQRAEDAPGDLAARDCLIRAHIGLGELGVFDPGNTPALEHFQRVVDLSEQVAASGASRPGDRRGLLEAYIRLGRAYGFRRDYGEAVAWFRRARDLAGRWTSEEPGSAEASAMLAWSDRKLGDIHKLSGDLEAARGDYLRAIAVGRESLGAHPADRETKAHLATAMNDLAGVLHRRRDLAGAEPLYADAEALFADLVGSDPENADIRLSLIHDEDELARLLRETGRPSEAAPVLRRAIENLGRIPSQRIAAYPRADYLRPGVLQRYLSDCEAASTSAAAPGATPPPMTPRP from the coding sequence ATGATCAGACAGGACGCATCCCCGAACGACCCGGCGCGGCACGGCCGGACCCACCTCGGGCCCCCGACGGCGGACGGCCGATCCGGCGACTCGGGCCGCGGCCCGGACATCCGGGAGCGCATCGCCCGGGCCGTCGACGCCAGCGAGGAGGAGCTCGTCGAGTGGCTCTGCAACGACCAGATCCGCGGCTGGCACGCCGGCCATCGAATCCCCGCGGAGGCCTACCTCGCCCTGCACCCGGCGCTCCGGGGGCGCGGCAACGCGGCGTTCGAGGTGGTCTACAGCGAGTTCATGCTCCGCGAGTCGATGGGCGAATCGCCGTGCATCGAGGAGTACGCGTGGCGATTCCCGGAGCTCGCCGACCGGCTGCGCCGCCAGCTGGCGCTGCATCGGGCCCTCGCCCGGGACGAGCCCGGCGGCGAGGCGCCCGCGAGGACGCTCGGCGGGGGCGACGCCGAGGACGGCCCGGGCCTCGAGGGCGCGCCGGAGATCCCGGGCTATCGCATCCTCGGCGAGCTCGGCCGGGGCGGGGCGGGCGTCGTGTACCGGGCCCGCCAGCTCGCGCTCAACCGCCTGGTGGCCCTCAAGGTGATCCAGGCCGGGCACCACGCGCTGCCCGGGGCCGCGGGCCGCTTCCGCGCCGAGGCCGAGGCGGCGGCCCGCTTCCAGCACCCCAACATCATCCAGGTCTACGAGGTGGGCGAGCACGAGGGGCTCGGCTACATCACGCTCGAGTACGCCGCCGGCGGCAGCCTCGGGGCCGCGATCGCCGGCACGCCGCAGGATCCCGCCGCGTCGGCCGCCCTGGTCGAGCAGCTCGCGCGGGCGATCCACTACGCGCACGGGTGCGGGATCGTCCACCGCGACCTGAAGCCGGCCAACATCGTCCTGGCCGAGGGCCGCGTCCCGAAGATCACCGACTTCGGCCTGGCGAAGCTGCTCGAGCAGGAGGCCGCCCCCACGGTCTCCGGGACGATCCTGGGGACCCCCAGCTACATGGCCCCCGAGCAGCTCCTCGGCCCCTCGGGCGACATCACCCCCGCGGCGGACGTCTACGCGCTGGGGGCGATCCTCTACGAGGCCCTCACCGGCCGGCCGCCCTTCAAGGGGGCCACGCCCCTCTCCACGCTCGACCAGGTCGCGAACCAGGAGCCGCTCGTCCCCAGCAGCCTCCAGAGGAGCACGCCGCGCGACCTCGAGACGATCTGCATGAAGTGCCTGGAGAAGGCCCCGTCCCGGCGGTATGCCTCCGCCGACGCGATGGCCGACGACCTGCGGCGGTTCCTCGACGGCCGCCCGATCCTCGCCCGCCCCTCCCCGCCCTGGGAGAAGGCGGCGAAGTGGGCCCGCCGCCGCCCGGGGCTCGCCGTAGCGCTCCTCGGGCTCGCCCTGGCCGTCGCCGTCGTCTTCGCGGGCATCCTCCGCTACAACGCCCTGCTCCGGGCCGGCGTGCGGGCGGCCCGCGAGGCGAAGGACGAGGCCGACCGCAAGACCCGGTTCGCGCTCGAGCAGCGCAACCTCGCCATGCAGGCGCTGGACAAGCTCGTCTTCGAGGTCCAGGAGCGGCTGGGGGAGACGCCCGCGACGCGGCACCTCCGCCAGAGCCTGCTCGACACGGCCATCGCCGGCCTCGATGATCTGGCGACGAGCACCGAGGCCACGCCGCCCGACATGAGCCGCGCCGCCGCCCACCAGAAGCTCGGCGAGATCTACCGCCAGGTGGGCCGGTCGGCCGAGGCCGGGCGCCAGTTCGAGCTCGCCGTCCGCCTGGCCGAGCAGCGCGCCGAGGACGCCCCCGGCGACCTGGCCGCCAGGGACTGCCTGATCCGGGCCCACATCGGCCTCGGCGAGCTCGGCGTGTTCGACCCGGGGAACACGCCCGCCCTGGAGCATTTCCAGCGGGTCGTGGACCTCTCGGAGCAGGTCGCGGCGTCCGGCGCCTCGCGCCCGGGCGACCGCAGGGGGCTGCTCGAGGCGTACATCCGGCTGGGGCGGGCGTACGGATTCCGCCGGGATTACGGCGAGGCGGTGGCCTGGTTCCGGAGGGCCCGCGACCTTGCCGGGCGCTGGACCTCGGAGGAGCCGGGCAGCGCCGAGGCCTCGGCCATGCTCGCCTGGAGCGACCGCAAGCTCGGCGACATCCACAAGCTCTCCGGCGACCTCGAGGCCGCCCGCGGCGACTACCTCAGGGCCATCGCGGTCGGCCGGGAGAGCCTCGGGGCCCACCCGGCGGATCGCGAGACGAAAGCCCACCTGGCCACCGCGATGAATGACCTCGCGGGGGTCCTCCACCGGCGACGCGACCTGGCGGGGGCCGAGCCGCTCTACGCCGACGCGGAGGCCCTGTTCGCCGACCTGGTCGGGTCCGACCCCGAGAACGCCGACATCCGCCTCTCGCTGATCCATGACGAGGACGAGCTCGCGCGGCTCCTGCGCGAGACCGGCCGCCCCTCCGAGGCCGCCCCGGTCCTCCGCCGGGCGATCGAGAACCTGGGCCGGATCCCGAGCCAGCGTATCGCCGCCTACCCCCGCGCCGACTACCTGCGCCCCGGCGTCCTCCAGCGGTACCTGTCCGACTGCGAGGCGGCGTCAACCTCCGCCGCCGCCCCCGGGGCGACTCCCCCGCCGATGACGCCCCGCCCCTGA
- a CDS encoding CoA-acylating methylmalonate-semialdehyde dehydrogenase, with amino-acid sequence MSSIASPGGSPATSPHSAAARNLIGGTWVEGRGDASRDIHNPADTAEMLASVREAAPDQVDEACAAAARALPGWRATPAAERARILFRFREFLEENFSEVARGIVRENGKLLSEARGSLRRGLDVVEFACGIPSQMMGQALADVSRDVDCLTFREPMGVVVGIPPFNFPALIPLWMMSVAVACGNAFILKPAEKAPLTGTGLVEMFADAGLPPGVVGVVQGSKDVSERLIADPHVQAVSFVGTSAVAESVYRLAAAHGKRVQAHGGAKNHLLILPDADLERILPELIGSCFGSAGQRCLAGSVLVAVGDRARQDAVADAFLRAAGELRLGDGLDDAATLCPVVNPVEERRIRAAIGRGEAEGARLRLDGRSQSAPHRPRGCFLGPTIFDDVTPDMFIGREELFGPVVSLMRAPDLDAAITLANRSRYGNTACLFTQSGAATRTFRERIQAGMLGVNVGVPAPMGFFPFGGWKDSIYGYHNTQGADAVAFYTRKKVVTERWFGCEAPKDGWS; translated from the coding sequence ATGAGCAGCATCGCTTCCCCCGGTGGGTCGCCCGCGACATCCCCGCATTCGGCCGCCGCGCGGAACCTGATCGGCGGGACCTGGGTCGAAGGCCGCGGGGACGCGAGCCGCGACATCCACAATCCCGCGGACACGGCCGAGATGCTGGCGTCCGTGCGCGAGGCCGCGCCGGATCAGGTGGACGAGGCCTGCGCCGCCGCCGCCCGGGCCCTCCCCGGCTGGCGAGCCACCCCGGCGGCGGAGCGGGCCCGCATCCTGTTCAGGTTCCGGGAGTTCCTGGAAGAGAACTTCTCGGAGGTGGCACGCGGCATCGTCCGCGAGAACGGCAAGTTGTTGAGCGAGGCCCGCGGCTCGCTGCGTCGCGGGCTCGACGTCGTCGAATTCGCGTGCGGCATCCCGTCCCAGATGATGGGCCAGGCCCTGGCCGACGTCTCGCGGGACGTCGACTGCCTCACCTTCCGCGAGCCCATGGGCGTGGTGGTCGGCATCCCGCCGTTCAATTTCCCGGCGCTGATCCCGCTCTGGATGATGTCGGTCGCCGTCGCCTGCGGCAACGCGTTCATCCTCAAGCCCGCCGAGAAGGCACCGCTCACCGGCACCGGGCTGGTGGAGATGTTCGCCGACGCCGGCTTGCCGCCGGGCGTCGTCGGCGTGGTCCAGGGGAGCAAGGACGTCAGCGAGCGGCTCATCGCCGACCCGCACGTGCAGGCGGTCTCCTTCGTCGGCACGTCGGCCGTGGCGGAGTCGGTCTACCGCCTCGCGGCGGCCCACGGCAAGCGCGTCCAGGCGCACGGCGGGGCGAAGAACCATCTGCTCATCCTGCCCGACGCCGACCTGGAGCGGATCCTGCCCGAACTGATCGGATCGTGCTTCGGCTCCGCGGGGCAGCGATGCCTCGCCGGGAGCGTCCTGGTGGCGGTCGGGGATCGGGCGCGACAGGATGCCGTAGCCGATGCCTTCCTCCGCGCGGCGGGCGAGCTCAGGCTGGGGGACGGCCTGGACGACGCCGCGACGCTCTGTCCCGTGGTGAACCCGGTCGAGGAAAGGCGGATCCGGGCCGCGATCGGGCGCGGGGAGGCGGAAGGGGCCCGGCTGCGCCTCGACGGCCGTTCCCAGTCCGCGCCACACAGGCCCCGGGGGTGCTTCCTGGGGCCGACGATCTTCGACGACGTGACGCCGGACATGTTCATCGGCCGGGAGGAGCTCTTCGGCCCGGTGGTGAGCCTGATGCGCGCCCCGGACCTGGACGCGGCGATCACGCTGGCGAACCGCAGCCGATACGGCAATACGGCCTGCCTCTTCACGCAATCCGGCGCGGCGACCCGCACCTTCCGCGAGCGCATACAGGCCGGGATGCTCGGCGTCAATGTCGGCGTGCCGGCGCCGATGGGGTTCTTCCCGTTCGGCGGCTGGAAGGATTCGATCTACGGCTATCACAATACCCAGGGCGCCGACGCCGTCGCCTTCTACACGCGAAAGAAAGTGGTCACGGAGCGCTGGTTCGGCTGCGAGGCGCCGAAGGATGGATGGTCCTGA
- a CDS encoding RNA polymerase sigma factor, whose amino-acid sequence MNESLEGEEYAGFIRRIRLGDEQAAEELIRRYEPEIRLEIRIMLRLRDSRLRRVFDSMDICQSVMASFFVRAAVGEFDLDEPSQLIRLLVGMARNRLAERVRFHQRHRRDVRRLGADAPDEWRIPSEAESPSEVISRRELLALFRERLSDDERSIAELRSQGHDWAAVARELGGTPDGRRKQLARAVQRVNQELGLDTVAD is encoded by the coding sequence ATGAACGAGTCGCTGGAGGGTGAGGAATACGCGGGGTTCATCCGCCGCATCCGGCTCGGCGACGAGCAGGCCGCCGAGGAGCTGATCCGGCGCTACGAGCCCGAGATCCGGCTGGAGATCCGCATCATGCTCCGGCTCCGCGACTCGAGGCTGCGGCGCGTCTTCGACTCGATGGACATCTGCCAGTCGGTCATGGCGAGCTTCTTCGTCCGGGCCGCGGTCGGCGAGTTCGACCTGGACGAGCCCTCCCAGCTCATCCGCCTGCTGGTGGGCATGGCCCGGAACCGCCTGGCCGAGCGCGTCCGGTTCCACCAGCGGCACCGCCGAGACGTCCGGCGGCTCGGCGCCGACGCCCCGGACGAATGGCGGATCCCGTCGGAGGCCGAGTCGCCGAGCGAGGTCATCTCCCGGCGCGAGCTGCTGGCCCTGTTCCGGGAGCGGCTGTCCGACGACGAGCGGAGCATCGCCGAGCTGCGGTCGCAGGGGCACGACTGGGCGGCGGTGGCCCGGGAGCTCGGCGGCACGCCCGACGGCCGCCGCAAGCAGCTCGCCCGGGCCGTCCAGAGGGTCAACCAGGAGCTGGGGCTGGACACGGTCGCGGATTGA
- a CDS encoding flagellar type III secretion system pore protein FliP, whose product MTGRGPTIRRAALLVTLAALAFLAAGAKPCPAQLLADSDERPSIPGFERPRFDAEALRAEAVTVHATPPGQADAAAPGEEPAPAKPSPLPDARDAMRTASTMALYGLMWLAPMGVLMLTAFVRIEIVLVLLRQAMGSPQVPSNQVLMVLALLLTALVMRPVGERVYQDAIVPLQAGKAAPAEAWEAGSAPIKGFMVDQIVRTKHADYLWALYHHARPPGPGRAEPKYGHEFPFRIVAPAYLLSELTTALVMGFYLYLPFLVIDLAVSAVLAAMGLYMLPPTLVAMPVKMIVFVLADGWLLVSTMLLSSFAGPGG is encoded by the coding sequence ATGACCGGACGCGGGCCGACCATCCGCCGCGCCGCCCTCCTCGTGACCCTGGCGGCGCTGGCATTCCTGGCTGCGGGCGCGAAACCGTGCCCGGCGCAGTTGCTGGCCGATTCCGACGAGCGCCCGTCGATCCCCGGCTTCGAGAGGCCGCGGTTCGACGCCGAGGCGCTCAGGGCCGAGGCCGTGACTGTCCACGCGACGCCGCCGGGCCAGGCAGATGCCGCGGCCCCGGGCGAGGAGCCGGCCCCGGCGAAGCCCTCGCCGCTGCCCGACGCCCGGGACGCCATGCGGACCGCCTCCACGATGGCCCTCTACGGCCTCATGTGGCTGGCGCCGATGGGCGTGCTGATGCTCACGGCCTTCGTCCGCATCGAGATCGTCCTGGTCCTGCTCCGCCAGGCGATGGGCAGCCCGCAGGTCCCCAGCAACCAGGTGCTCATGGTTCTGGCGCTGCTGCTCACGGCGCTCGTGATGCGGCCGGTCGGCGAGCGGGTCTACCAGGACGCGATCGTCCCCTTGCAGGCGGGCAAGGCCGCCCCGGCGGAGGCCTGGGAGGCGGGCTCAGCGCCCATCAAGGGCTTCATGGTAGACCAGATCGTCCGGACGAAGCACGCGGATTACCTGTGGGCCCTCTATCATCACGCCCGCCCGCCCGGCCCCGGCCGGGCCGAGCCGAAGTACGGCCACGAGTTCCCGTTCCGGATCGTCGCGCCGGCGTACCTGCTGAGCGAGCTGACCACCGCGCTGGTCATGGGCTTCTACCTGTACCTGCCGTTCCTGGTCATCGACCTGGCCGTCTCCGCGGTGCTCGCCGCGATGGGGCTCTACATGCTCCCGCCGACGCTCGTGGCCATGCCCGTGAAGATGATCGTCTTCGTCCTCGCCGACGGCTGGCTGCTCGTCTCGACGATGCTCCTGTCGAGCTTCGCCGGCCCGGGCGGATAG
- a CDS encoding EscU/YscU/HrcU family type III secretion system export apparatus switch protein, protein MSDEDRTQPASKRRLQLAREQGQVAHSPELTAAVGWLVALVLLGSWGGDLIRGLAMLTRAPLEAVPVAIDAGRFVADLRAAALAIAAPLAVLVLGFAAGAVAAHQAQVRGLWAPSLLAPDASRLWSVGRGGGLGAGLERIAWAAIKAVLLVVVSAWAIRAEWAELQRLGLLAPAELASASGRVVVWPLGVLGAVMVAVGLADLGLRLARFEAMLRTTPDEHREDQKAMEGDLSLRARRRRLARAWRGDAPELLAGATLVVTGAGGLTVVIGGGPPPRRVNVRSAAKGPTGFQLRHSNRTVWIPEIEAPALALRLGPYAANAPGAPETLPADLLAALAAAWPAPAPGPRRPA, encoded by the coding sequence ATGTCCGACGAGGATCGCACCCAGCCCGCATCGAAGCGTCGCCTCCAGCTCGCCCGCGAGCAGGGCCAGGTCGCGCACAGCCCGGAGCTGACGGCCGCGGTCGGGTGGCTCGTCGCCCTGGTCCTGCTGGGCTCCTGGGGCGGGGACCTGATCCGCGGCCTGGCGATGCTGACGCGGGCCCCGCTGGAGGCCGTGCCGGTCGCGATCGACGCCGGCCGATTCGTGGCCGACCTCCGCGCCGCGGCCCTGGCGATCGCGGCGCCCCTCGCGGTCCTCGTGCTGGGCTTCGCGGCGGGCGCCGTCGCGGCCCACCAGGCGCAGGTGCGGGGCCTCTGGGCCCCCTCGCTCCTCGCCCCGGACGCCTCGCGGCTCTGGTCGGTCGGCCGCGGCGGCGGGCTCGGGGCGGGGCTCGAGCGGATCGCCTGGGCGGCGATCAAGGCGGTCCTCCTCGTGGTCGTCTCGGCCTGGGCGATCCGGGCGGAGTGGGCCGAGCTGCAACGCCTCGGCCTGCTGGCGCCGGCGGAGCTGGCGTCGGCATCCGGCCGCGTCGTGGTCTGGCCGCTCGGGGTGCTCGGCGCGGTCATGGTCGCGGTCGGCCTGGCGGACCTGGGCCTCCGCCTCGCCCGGTTCGAGGCGATGCTCCGGACCACGCCCGACGAGCACCGCGAGGACCAGAAGGCGATGGAGGGCGACCTCTCGCTTCGGGCCAGGCGCCGGCGGCTCGCCCGGGCCTGGCGCGGCGACGCCCCGGAGCTGCTGGCCGGCGCCACGCTCGTCGTCACCGGCGCCGGCGGCCTGACCGTCGTCATCGGCGGCGGCCCGCCCCCGCGTCGCGTGAACGTCCGCTCCGCCGCCAAGGGCCCGACCGGCTTCCAGCTCCGCCATTCCAATCGCACCGTCTGGATCCCCGAGATCGAGGCCCCCGCCCTCGCCCTCCGCCTCGGCCCCTACGCCGCCAACGCCCCCGGCGCACCCGAGACCCTCCCCGCTGACCTCCTCGCCGCCCTCGCCGCCGCCTGGCCGGCCCCGGCTCCCGGCCCTCGCCGGCCGGCCTGA
- a CDS encoding aldo/keto reductase, which yields MKTRALGSQGLVVSALGLGCMGMSDAYGPADEDESIATIHRALDLGVNLLDTSDAYGPFTNEELVGKAIRDRRDGVTVATKFGFVGGTDGKGGGRIDGSPAHVREACEGSLRRLGIDHIDLFYQHRVDPKVPIEETVGAMAELVREGKVRYLGLCEAAPATIRRACSVHPITALQTEYSLWSRDPEDELLPALRGLGIGFVAYSPLGRGFLTGQLRRFEDLPADDWRRHRPRFQGDNFRKNLQLVDRVKEIAATKGVTPAQLALAWLLAQDGVVPIPGTKRRKNLEENAAALGITLTSEDLKRIDEAAPKGAASGERYEDMSGVNL from the coding sequence ATCAAGACGCGGGCGCTCGGCAGCCAGGGCCTGGTCGTTTCGGCGCTGGGGCTCGGGTGCATGGGCATGAGCGACGCCTACGGGCCCGCCGACGAGGACGAGTCCATCGCGACCATCCACCGGGCCCTGGACCTGGGTGTCAATCTCCTCGACACGTCGGACGCCTACGGCCCGTTCACCAATGAGGAGCTGGTGGGGAAGGCGATCCGCGACCGGCGTGACGGGGTGACGGTGGCCACGAAGTTCGGCTTCGTGGGCGGTACCGACGGCAAGGGAGGGGGGAGGATCGACGGCAGCCCGGCCCACGTGCGCGAGGCCTGCGAGGGCTCGCTCCGACGGCTGGGGATCGACCACATTGACCTCTTCTACCAGCACCGCGTCGATCCCAAGGTCCCCATCGAGGAGACCGTCGGCGCCATGGCGGAGCTGGTGCGAGAGGGGAAGGTGCGATACCTCGGCCTGTGCGAGGCGGCGCCCGCGACCATTCGCCGGGCTTGCTCGGTGCACCCGATCACCGCCCTTCAGACCGAGTATTCCCTGTGGAGCCGCGACCCCGAGGACGAGCTCCTCCCCGCGCTGCGAGGGCTGGGCATCGGATTCGTCGCGTACAGCCCGCTCGGGCGCGGCTTCCTCACCGGCCAATTGCGCCGCTTCGAGGACCTGCCGGCGGACGATTGGCGCCGCCACAGGCCTCGGTTCCAGGGCGACAACTTCCGGAAGAACTTGCAGCTCGTGGATCGCGTGAAGGAGATCGCCGCCACGAAGGGCGTGACGCCGGCCCAGCTGGCGCTGGCGTGGCTCCTGGCCCAGGATGGCGTCGTCCCCATCCCCGGCACCAAGCGCCGCAAGAACCTGGAGGAGAACGCGGCCGCACTCGGGATCACCCTCACGAGCGAAGACCTGAAGCGGATCGACGAGGCCGCGCCGAAGGGTGCCGCCAGCGGGGAGCGTTACGAGGACATGTCGGGAGTGAACCTCTGA
- a CDS encoding flagellar biosynthetic protein FliR, protein MLARVAGLCVTAPLTAVPGVDVRLKLLLAAMLGAVLIPVLEPTIGVPPAGPALAWAAVMELAVGALLGLSAGLIVAGARQAGDLVAAQAGLSAATLFNPESGEEVTALGHLYGLVALGVFLAMQGPLVLVAALAESYRVVPAGGFLLDASTASQVFAQVGGALALSLRAAAPVALALALAGLAMGWIGRLAPAIPVLAMSLPLRSLLGIALVILVLGVLVATFSQAWAAWPWGG, encoded by the coding sequence ATCCTGGCGAGGGTCGCCGGCCTCTGCGTCACGGCCCCGCTGACGGCGGTCCCCGGCGTGGACGTGCGGCTGAAGCTCCTCCTCGCGGCGATGCTCGGCGCGGTGCTGATCCCGGTCCTGGAGCCGACGATCGGCGTGCCGCCGGCCGGGCCGGCGCTCGCCTGGGCGGCGGTCATGGAGCTGGCGGTCGGGGCCCTGCTGGGCCTCTCCGCGGGGCTGATCGTGGCCGGGGCCCGGCAGGCCGGGGACCTCGTCGCGGCGCAGGCGGGGCTCTCCGCGGCGACGCTCTTCAACCCGGAGTCGGGCGAGGAGGTCACCGCCCTGGGGCACCTGTACGGCCTCGTTGCGCTGGGCGTCTTCCTGGCGATGCAGGGGCCGCTCGTCCTGGTCGCCGCGCTCGCGGAGAGCTACCGCGTCGTCCCCGCCGGGGGCTTCCTCCTGGACGCGTCGACCGCGTCTCAGGTCTTCGCCCAGGTGGGCGGGGCCCTCGCGCTGTCCCTCCGCGCCGCCGCCCCCGTGGCGCTCGCCCTGGCCCTCGCCGGGCTCGCCATGGGCTGGATCGGCCGCCTCGCCCCCGCGATCCCCGTCCTCGCGATGTCCCTCCCGCTGCGTTCCCTGCTGGGCATCGCCCTGGTCATCCTGGTCCTCGGGGTGCTCGTCGCCACATTCTCGCAGGCGTGGGCCGCATGGCCGTGGGGAGGATAG
- a CDS encoding flagellar biosynthetic protein FliQ — protein sequence MELDHVIDWTREALRMSLLLGGPLLLAALAVGLVVNVLQTLTQLHEPVVGLVPRLAAVLVVLLLILPWLLGRWLGFTADLIGRIPDLL from the coding sequence GTGGAACTCGATCATGTGATCGACTGGACGCGCGAGGCCCTGCGGATGAGCCTCCTGCTGGGCGGCCCCTTGCTCCTCGCCGCCCTGGCGGTCGGCCTGGTCGTGAACGTCCTCCAGACGCTCACGCAGCTGCACGAGCCGGTCGTCGGCCTGGTCCCGCGCCTGGCGGCCGTGCTGGTCGTCCTGCTGCTTATCCTGCCCTGGCTGCTCGGCCGCTGGCTGGGCTTCACGGCGGACCTCATCGGCCGCATCCCGGACCTGCTGTAG
- a CDS encoding serine hydrolase domain-containing protein, whose product MILLAACLLALPPVEALDAAIDAYLRGEVEQKRFSGVILIAKDGKPLVRRAYGYADWTKRTPATPETAFLLYSNTKQFTAAAILMLRDRGKLALTDPIGRHLPDCPPEWEPVTLHHLLSHTSGIEIDNLWSWVYNHYPSYREGPRLGPYERKPLLSKPGEKFQYSNGGYMLLAQVIARVSGEEFPRFLEEEIFGPLDMTHTGCDRDAVTPGRARGHDLSGASPSIQEQPTHGIVGAGDVYSTVDDLLKWDEALYGDKLLSPASREAMFSPQFKTARGGVGYGWFLRRGPDGEISHFQHGGGGTGFTSVLIRRPKDHAYIAVLGNLGYDTEFKLGDGCRERLDAWLAGEHGRRGGDAAPAR is encoded by the coding sequence ATGATCCTCCTCGCCGCGTGCCTGCTGGCCCTCCCTCCCGTCGAGGCACTCGACGCCGCGATCGACGCCTATCTCCGGGGCGAGGTCGAGCAGAAGCGGTTCTCCGGCGTCATCCTGATCGCGAAGGACGGGAAGCCGCTGGTGCGGCGGGCGTACGGGTACGCGGACTGGACGAAGCGGACGCCGGCCACGCCGGAGACGGCGTTCCTGCTCTACTCGAACACGAAGCAGTTCACGGCCGCGGCGATCCTGATGCTCCGGGATCGGGGCAAGCTGGCGCTCACGGACCCCATCGGCAGGCACCTGCCGGACTGCCCGCCCGAGTGGGAGCCCGTGACGCTGCACCACCTGCTCTCGCACACCTCGGGCATCGAGATCGACAACCTCTGGTCGTGGGTCTACAACCATTATCCGTCCTACCGCGAAGGGCCGCGGCTCGGCCCCTACGAGCGCAAGCCTCTGCTGTCGAAGCCCGGCGAGAAGTTCCAGTACAGCAACGGCGGCTACATGCTGCTGGCGCAGGTGATCGCCCGGGTGAGCGGCGAGGAATTCCCCCGTTTCCTCGAGGAGGAGATCTTCGGGCCGCTCGACATGACGCACACCGGCTGCGACCGCGACGCCGTCACGCCCGGCCGCGCCCGGGGGCACGACCTTTCGGGGGCCTCCCCGTCCATCCAGGAGCAGCCGACGCACGGCATCGTGGGCGCGGGGGACGTCTATTCGACCGTCGACGACCTCCTCAAATGGGATGAGGCCCTCTACGGCGACAAGCTCCTCTCGCCCGCGTCGCGCGAGGCGATGTTCTCGCCCCAGTTCAAGACGGCCCGGGGCGGCGTCGGCTACGGCTGGTTCCTCCGCCGCGGGCCCGACGGCGAGATCTCCCACTTCCAGCACGGCGGCGGCGGCACCGGCTTCACGAGCGTCCTGATCCGCCGGCCGAAGGACCACGCCTACATCGCCGTCCTGGGCAACCTCGGCTACGACACCGAGTTCAAGCTCGGCGACGGCTGCCGCGAGCGCCTCGACGCCTGGCTGGCCGGGGAGCACGGACGACGCGGCGGTGATGCCGCCCCTGCGAGGTGA